One window of Thermocoleostomius sinensis A174 genomic DNA carries:
- a CDS encoding SRPBCC family protein, whose product MNSDFDAAPLTNKPFSSEAETLADLELADAEALVADYGDLPLQDVEVRTDKAEGRQRQISAKIYIPHPTEQVWQILTDYDHLADFIPNLTRSQRIDHPQGGIRIEQIGAESLLKLKFCARVVLDMVEHFPHRLDFEMVEGDFKLFRGNWTLQPLAENATELSYHLTVLPHRLMPVAMIERRLRAGMVLNLSAIRQQADRLFAANA is encoded by the coding sequence ATGAATTCTGACTTTGATGCCGCTCCTTTGACCAACAAACCGTTTTCTAGCGAGGCTGAGACCTTGGCAGATCTGGAACTCGCTGATGCTGAGGCACTGGTAGCAGATTATGGAGATTTGCCGCTACAGGATGTTGAAGTGAGAACAGACAAAGCAGAAGGTCGTCAACGGCAAATTTCTGCCAAAATCTATATTCCCCATCCGACAGAACAGGTGTGGCAAATTCTGACGGATTATGACCATCTAGCCGATTTTATTCCGAACTTGACCCGAAGCCAGCGCATTGACCATCCCCAAGGCGGCATTCGCATCGAGCAAATTGGTGCAGAGTCACTGTTGAAGCTGAAGTTTTGTGCACGGGTTGTCTTGGATATGGTTGAGCATTTTCCTCATCGTCTTGATTTTGAAATGGTGGAAGGCGATTTTAAGCTGTTTCGAGGCAACTGGACGCTGCAACCCTTAGCTGAGAACGCCACAGAGCTTAGCTATCACCTCACGGTGTTACCGCATCGTCTAATGCCAGTTGCCATGATTGAACGCCGTCTTAGGGCGGGCATGGTGTTGAATCTATCTGCTATTCGCCAACAGGCCGATCGATTGTTTGCCGCCAATGCCTAA
- a CDS encoding threo-3-hydroxy-L-aspartate ammonia-lyase: MATSSQPSSFEAVVASIAYDDIEAAAITLEEQVNTTPVMTSRSVNKRTGCQVFFKCENFQRTGSFKFRGAFNALANLSPEQRQRGVLTYSSGNHAQAVALAGTLLKTPTTIVMPQDAPAVKLAATRGYGAEVILYDRAETTRETLAREIAAERGATVIPPYDHRHVIAGQGTTAKELFETVGELDWLLVCCGGGGLLSGCAIAAHALSPTCQVVGVEPEQGDDATRSFHTNTLQTVHNPNTIADGARTPSLGTLTFPLVLHYVHDMVTVSDTALLRTLFYLWERLKLVIEPTGALAATALLEGKLDLSGSRVGVILSGGNVDLQRLLYLREQA, from the coding sequence GTGGCTACTTCCTCTCAACCCTCCTCGTTTGAAGCAGTGGTTGCTTCGATCGCCTATGACGATATTGAGGCAGCCGCAATAACCCTTGAGGAACAGGTAAATACTACCCCTGTGATGACCTCGCGATCGGTGAATAAGCGCACTGGCTGTCAGGTGTTTTTTAAGTGCGAGAATTTTCAGCGCACTGGCTCGTTTAAGTTTCGCGGGGCATTTAATGCGCTTGCCAATTTATCCCCAGAGCAGCGGCAGCGGGGGGTGCTCACGTATTCCTCTGGGAATCATGCCCAAGCTGTGGCCTTGGCGGGAACTTTGCTCAAGACTCCCACAACGATCGTGATGCCGCAGGATGCCCCTGCTGTGAAACTTGCCGCTACACGTGGATATGGAGCCGAAGTGATTTTGTACGATCGGGCAGAGACCACCCGAGAAACGCTAGCCCGTGAGATTGCGGCAGAGCGAGGAGCAACGGTGATTCCACCCTATGATCATCGCCATGTCATTGCTGGACAAGGGACAACCGCGAAAGAGCTATTTGAAACCGTTGGAGAACTCGACTGGCTGTTGGTGTGCTGCGGTGGCGGTGGGCTACTGTCTGGCTGTGCAATCGCGGCTCATGCCTTGTCTCCTACCTGTCAGGTGGTAGGGGTAGAACCAGAGCAAGGAGATGACGCGACCCGATCGTTTCACACGAACACACTGCAAACCGTGCATAACCCCAACACAATTGCCGATGGAGCACGTACTCCATCATTGGGAACGCTTACCTTTCCCCTGGTGCTGCACTATGTTCACGATATGGTGACGGTATCCGACACTGCCCTCTTACGCACCTTGTTCTATCTTTGGGAGCGCCTGAAGTTGGTGATTGAACCCACTGGCGCACTTGCTGCTACGGCGTTGTTAGAGGGCAAGCTAGATCTATCTGGCTCACGAGTAGGGGTAATCCTTAGTGGCGGCAATGTGGATCTCCAGCGTCTTCTTTACCTGCGAGAACAAGCTTAG
- a CDS encoding form I ribulose bisphosphate carboxylase large subunit, with amino-acid sequence MSYSQTKTQSKTGYQAGVKDYRLTYYTPDYTPKDTDILAAFRVTPQPGVPYEEAGAAVAAESSTGTWTTVWTDLLTDLDRYKGRCYDIEPVPGEDNQFIAYIAYPLDLFEEGSVTNMLTSIVGNVFGFKALKALRLEDLRIPVAYLKTFQGPPHGIQVERDKINKYGRPLLGCTIKPKLGLSAKNYGRAVYECLRGGLDFTKDDENINSQPFQRWRDRFTFVAEAIHKAQAETGEIKGHYLNVTAPTCEEMIKRAEYAKELGMPIIMHDFLTAGFTANTTLAKWCRDNGLLLHIHRAMHAVIDRQKNHGMHFRVLAKCLRMSGGDHIHTGTVVGKLEGDKAITLGFIDLLRENYIEQDRSRGIFFTQDWASMPGVMAVASGGIHVWHMPALVEIFGDDSVLQFGGGTLGHPWGNAPGATANRVALEACVQARNEGRDLMREGGDIIREAARWSPELAAACELWKEIKFEFEAVDTV; translated from the coding sequence ATGTCTTACTCGCAAACCAAAACCCAGAGTAAAACTGGGTATCAGGCTGGGGTTAAAGATTACCGTCTAACCTATTACACACCAGACTATACGCCCAAAGATACCGACATTTTGGCCGCATTCCGGGTAACTCCGCAGCCTGGAGTTCCCTATGAGGAAGCGGGGGCAGCGGTTGCAGCGGAATCTTCAACCGGAACTTGGACAACTGTTTGGACGGATCTATTAACTGACCTCGATCGCTACAAGGGTCGTTGCTATGACATCGAGCCTGTTCCCGGTGAAGACAATCAGTTTATTGCCTACATTGCCTATCCGCTAGATCTGTTTGAGGAAGGCTCTGTCACCAACATGTTGACTTCTATTGTTGGTAATGTGTTTGGGTTTAAGGCACTGAAAGCATTGCGCTTGGAGGATCTACGGATTCCCGTTGCCTACCTCAAGACGTTCCAAGGCCCTCCGCATGGTATTCAGGTAGAGCGCGACAAGATTAACAAGTACGGTCGTCCGCTACTGGGTTGTACGATTAAACCCAAGCTGGGTTTGTCGGCGAAGAACTACGGTCGTGCGGTGTATGAGTGTCTGCGCGGTGGTTTGGACTTCACCAAAGACGACGAAAACATCAACTCTCAGCCGTTCCAGCGCTGGCGCGATCGGTTTACTTTTGTTGCTGAAGCAATTCACAAGGCTCAGGCTGAAACCGGTGAAATTAAAGGTCACTACCTCAACGTTACCGCTCCTACCTGCGAAGAAATGATCAAGCGGGCCGAGTATGCGAAAGAACTCGGAATGCCGATCATCATGCATGACTTCTTGACCGCTGGTTTCACTGCCAACACCACCCTCGCTAAGTGGTGCCGTGATAACGGTCTGTTGCTCCACATTCACCGCGCTATGCACGCTGTGATTGACCGTCAGAAGAACCACGGAATGCACTTCCGCGTTTTGGCGAAGTGTTTGCGGATGTCGGGCGGCGACCACATTCACACCGGAACGGTTGTGGGTAAGTTGGAAGGTGACAAGGCAATTACCCTCGGTTTCATTGATCTGCTACGTGAAAATTACATCGAGCAAGATCGCTCTCGCGGTATTTTCTTCACTCAAGACTGGGCTTCAATGCCAGGGGTAATGGCTGTGGCATCCGGTGGTATTCACGTATGGCACATGCCCGCTCTAGTTGAAATCTTCGGTGATGATTCCGTGCTTCAGTTTGGTGGTGGCACGTTGGGACATCCCTGGGGCAATGCCCCGGGTGCAACGGCAAACCGGGTGGCGCTAGAAGCCTGCGTTCAAGCTCGCAACGAAGGTCGTGATCTGATGCGCGAAGGCGGTGACATCATTCGGGAGGCCGCTCGTTGGAGTCCTGAACTGGCAGCAGCTTGCGAACTGTGGAAGGAAATTAAGTTTGAATTCGAGGCTGTTGATACCGTTTGA
- the rcbX gene encoding RuBisCO chaperone RbcX, which produces MDLRQIAKDTTKTLISYLTYQAVRTVLAQLSETDPPRAFWLQRFSGKEKIQDGEAYLQALFQEQQDLAFRILTVREHIAEEIADYLPEMLRSTIQQANMEQRRQQLERMTQVSLEPTVSHPEQSGESESLDTESEGG; this is translated from the coding sequence ATGGATCTCCGGCAAATTGCCAAGGATACAACCAAAACGCTGATTAGCTACCTCACGTATCAGGCGGTGCGAACGGTATTGGCTCAGTTGAGTGAAACCGATCCTCCCAGAGCCTTCTGGCTCCAGCGATTTTCTGGTAAAGAGAAGATCCAGGATGGGGAAGCTTATCTCCAGGCATTGTTTCAAGAGCAGCAGGATTTAGCATTTCGGATTCTGACGGTGCGTGAACATATTGCTGAAGAAATTGCAGATTATTTGCCGGAAATGTTGCGATCGACGATCCAGCAGGCCAATATGGAACAACGTCGTCAGCAGTTAGAGCGCATGACGCAAGTGAGTCTGGAACCTACAGTTTCTCACCCAGAGCAATCTGGTGAGTCAGAGTCACTGGATACGGAATCTGAAGGTGGCTAA
- a CDS encoding ribulose bisphosphate carboxylase small subunit, whose product MKTLPKERRYETFSYLPPLSDAQIARQIQYTIDQGYIPAVEFNEDSAAETHYWTLWKLPLFNARSPQEVLNEVQQCRSEYGNSYIRVVAFDNIKQCQVMSFIVNKPNSGGYRY is encoded by the coding sequence ATGAAGACATTACCCAAAGAGCGCCGTTACGAAACCTTTTCCTATCTGCCTCCGCTCAGCGATGCTCAGATTGCTCGGCAGATTCAGTACACAATTGATCAGGGCTATATTCCGGCTGTGGAATTCAATGAAGATTCTGCTGCAGAAACCCACTATTGGACCCTGTGGAAGCTACCCCTATTCAACGCCAGAAGCCCCCAGGAAGTGCTAAATGAAGTGCAACAGTGCCGTTCCGAATATGGCAATTCCTACATTCGGGTGGTTGCGTTCGACAATATTAAGCAGTGCCAAGTGATGAGCTTTATCGTTAATAAGCCAAACAGCGGTGGCTATCGTTACTAA
- a CDS encoding calcium-binding protein, whose translation MVRKQLGTEEHDLWSGTDGANRFVALAGNDRCFGRGGNDVISGGAGDDTIDGDAGDDRIKGDSGNDTLNGNAGNDRISGGAGDDHLRGGSGNDTLKGGAGNDFMAGDTGDDVMIGGTGNDVLDWDDGDGSDTMLGGLGRDTIEVDGSVTRGDHFVLGRNAAGRAFFERVSLDGQLIGQFTLTVSTSEIFDVSGDGGNDTFIINDLTGTGVELVQFSGDDGDDLADGRHSSTPLQLDGGSGNDTLIGGVGTMLAATGATLGDTLTGGIGHDQFTFATNPFTGALPGQNVNQPAVITDYEIGIDRIAFDRQAFGLNRLEFQQGNVTQFTGNQNLLVLEGTFANAGEAAQAIANNDAITANRGVFVYFNRTLGISRVVFSQDLANGGPISVVANLANSTNSGNQALFSANDFSLV comes from the coding sequence ATGGTACGTAAACAATTGGGGACGGAAGAGCATGATCTTTGGAGTGGCACAGACGGAGCTAATCGATTCGTCGCCCTAGCGGGTAACGATCGCTGCTTTGGACGGGGCGGTAATGATGTGATTAGCGGCGGTGCCGGCGATGACACAATTGATGGCGATGCTGGCGACGATCGGATTAAGGGCGACTCTGGTAACGATACGCTGAATGGTAATGCGGGCAACGATCGCATCAGCGGCGGTGCAGGAGATGATCACCTCCGCGGTGGATCGGGTAACGACACGCTTAAGGGTGGAGCCGGCAACGATTTTATGGCGGGTGATACTGGCGATGATGTGATGATCGGGGGAACCGGTAATGATGTGCTGGACTGGGATGACGGTGACGGTAGCGACACGATGCTGGGTGGATTAGGACGAGACACGATCGAAGTCGATGGGTCGGTGACGAGGGGCGATCATTTTGTTTTGGGTAGAAATGCAGCAGGCAGAGCTTTCTTTGAACGGGTCAGCTTAGATGGGCAGCTGATCGGACAGTTTACGCTCACAGTTAGTACCTCTGAAATATTTGATGTTAGTGGTGATGGCGGCAACGATACGTTTATCATTAATGACCTAACTGGAACAGGTGTAGAGTTAGTGCAGTTTAGTGGCGATGATGGCGATGATTTAGCCGACGGTCGCCACAGCAGCACTCCGCTACAACTCGATGGGGGCAGCGGCAACGATACGCTGATTGGCGGCGTGGGAACAATGTTAGCGGCAACTGGTGCAACGTTGGGCGATACGCTGACGGGTGGGATTGGACATGATCAGTTTACCTTTGCCACCAATCCCTTCACAGGTGCATTACCGGGACAAAACGTAAACCAACCGGCTGTGATTACCGATTATGAAATTGGTATCGATCGCATCGCCTTCGATCGCCAAGCGTTTGGGCTAAATCGGTTAGAGTTTCAACAAGGTAATGTGACACAATTCACGGGCAATCAGAATTTGTTAGTTCTAGAAGGCACATTTGCCAATGCTGGAGAAGCCGCCCAAGCCATCGCTAATAACGATGCCATTACAGCCAATCGGGGAGTGTTTGTCTACTTCAACCGCACCTTGGGCATCAGTCGCGTCGTGTTCTCGCAAGATTTAGCCAACGGTGGCCCCATCAGCGTCGTTGCCAACTTGGCCAACTCCACCAATTCCGGCAATCAGGCTCTCTTCTCCGCTAACGATTTCAGCTTGGTTTAA
- a CDS encoding WD40 domain-containing protein: MCPLSLKTSDSTQILATGKAKLWALLVGVNQYQDESFPNLDYSAMDCRELGIALNEATAEFPCKQILIHHDFAAELPTLAAIDRQLQWIATTAKPQDTVLIYFSGHGVIEYRTYQAVLCLQDTRSDALLETGLRMQTVLQRLETCEARQQLVWLDACHSGSLMMRGARDVGERMMSDNPTVQLVQVLRNRAAQSRGFYALLSCDEGQRSWEFPELGHGVFTYYLIQGLRGEAADNDGVIEADALYRYVYRQTVQYIQQKNQQLRALNEEKRLRRESPLYPEYPPQTPKRIVEGVGELVLGMISPDAIGSQSPPSASVPTLSLPSHSTVEASPEPEPIESVLSDDLSDDMSAVAKTAMPPTVASSTTAPAPGTGDTTILYHHSTAAVTTAPISATSNRASNTTVDRTLISNRPWRPYIWIAGALMGAAVLLPIAWSWWRSNSMENAESHACNIKADYVQTGSNQRFDAQILLDNCEAGGSWQQVRVQTLTEHVGPVWAAAFTSDGNTLASGSGEVVEIWDLRTQTLVRTLVGHAKQIHAVDISPNGQTIVSSSGDQTVKIWNLATGKLLRTLEGHTSTVWSVNISPDGQTLATSSSDRTIKIWNLATGELLRTLEGHQDWVFAAVFSPDGQTLASASQDRTIKLWDWQNSRELQTLTGHNNAVRSIGFDPRGERLASASWDRSVRLWDLETGEVVHTFTGHTDHVVSLAFSPDGKTLTSGSRDRTVRLWNVETRTSMATLYGHTDWVLAVDFSPDGNTLVSGSRDQVITLWRR, translated from the coding sequence ATGTGCCCCCTTAGCCTTAAGACCAGCGATTCTACTCAAATTTTGGCAACCGGCAAAGCCAAACTGTGGGCCCTTTTGGTAGGTGTGAACCAGTACCAAGATGAGTCATTCCCAAATCTAGATTATTCTGCAATGGACTGCCGAGAATTGGGAATTGCCCTCAACGAAGCCACCGCCGAATTTCCCTGCAAGCAGATCTTGATTCATCATGATTTTGCCGCCGAGTTACCAACCCTCGCCGCGATCGATCGGCAATTGCAATGGATTGCTACAACTGCCAAACCGCAAGATACGGTTCTAATTTATTTCTCTGGACATGGGGTCATTGAATATCGCACCTATCAAGCCGTGTTGTGTCTACAAGATACGCGCAGCGACGCGCTGCTAGAGACGGGCTTACGAATGCAAACAGTACTGCAACGGCTGGAAACCTGCGAAGCTCGACAACAATTGGTTTGGCTGGATGCTTGCCACAGCGGCAGTTTAATGATGCGAGGAGCGCGGGACGTAGGTGAAAGGATGATGTCGGACAATCCCACGGTGCAGTTGGTGCAGGTGTTGCGCAATCGAGCCGCCCAAAGTCGTGGTTTTTATGCCCTGTTGTCGTGCGATGAAGGGCAGCGATCGTGGGAGTTTCCTGAACTGGGGCATGGCGTGTTTACCTATTACCTAATTCAAGGACTGCGGGGCGAAGCAGCAGACAACGACGGTGTCATTGAAGCAGATGCGCTCTATCGCTATGTCTATCGCCAAACTGTGCAGTATATTCAGCAAAAAAATCAGCAGTTACGAGCGTTAAATGAAGAAAAGCGGCTGCGTCGTGAAAGTCCGCTGTATCCAGAATACCCACCGCAAACGCCTAAACGTATTGTCGAAGGCGTGGGCGAACTGGTACTTGGCATGATTTCACCAGACGCGATCGGGTCGCAATCTCCACCGTCGGCATCCGTTCCCACCCTGTCCTTACCTAGTCATTCTACGGTTGAAGCCAGTCCTGAGCCAGAGCCGATTGAGTCTGTCCTGAGTGATGACCTGAGTGATGATATGAGTGCAGTTGCTAAAACAGCTATGCCGCCTACAGTAGCCTCATCCACAACTGCACCGGCACCGGGAACTGGAGACACCACGATTCTCTATCATCATTCCACCGCAGCGGTCACAACCGCTCCGATTTCAGCAACCTCTAACCGTGCATCAAATACAACAGTCGATCGCACGCTTATTTCCAATCGTCCCTGGCGACCGTATATTTGGATTGCTGGAGCGCTAATGGGAGCCGCGGTGCTGTTGCCGATCGCATGGAGTTGGTGGCGATCGAATTCGATGGAAAATGCTGAGTCACACGCTTGTAATATTAAAGCCGATTATGTTCAAACTGGTTCAAACCAGCGCTTTGATGCCCAAATCTTATTAGATAATTGTGAAGCGGGTGGCAGTTGGCAGCAGGTGCGGGTACAAACACTGACCGAGCATGTGGGACCGGTGTGGGCAGCCGCCTTTACCAGCGACGGCAATACGTTGGCCAGCGGCAGCGGCGAGGTAGTAGAAATTTGGGATTTGCGCACTCAAACCTTGGTGCGAACGCTGGTAGGGCATGCTAAACAAATTCATGCGGTGGACATCAGCCCCAATGGGCAAACAATCGTCAGTTCCAGCGGCGACCAAACGGTGAAGATTTGGAATTTGGCTACCGGCAAGTTACTGCGCACCCTGGAGGGCCACACCAGCACTGTCTGGTCAGTCAATATCAGCCCTGATGGACAAACCCTGGCTACTAGCAGCAGCGATCGCACCATTAAGATTTGGAATTTGGCTACCGGCGAGTTACTGCGCACCCTGGAGGGCCACCAAGATTGGGTATTTGCAGCCGTATTTAGCCCTGATGGGCAAACTCTGGCTAGCGCCAGCCAAGACCGAACCATTAAATTATGGGACTGGCAAAATTCTAGGGAACTGCAAACCTTGACCGGACACAATAATGCGGTGCGATCAATTGGGTTCGATCCAAGAGGAGAACGGTTGGCTAGCGCCAGTTGGGATCGATCGGTCAGGCTCTGGGATCTAGAGACGGGGGAGGTGGTGCATACCTTCACGGGGCACACTGACCATGTTGTTTCTCTGGCTTTCAGCCCTGATGGCAAAACCTTGACTAGCGGTAGTCGCGATCGCACGGTCAGGCTCTGGAATGTAGAAACTCGTACCTCGATGGCAACGCTATACGGTCACACTGATTGGGTATTAGCGGTAGACTTTAGCCCAGATGGTAATACCCTAGTGAGTGGAAGCCGCGATCAAGTTATTACACTCTGGAGACGGTGA
- a CDS encoding serine/threonine-protein kinase — protein MNKNPSQSHPWISRSVGDGDRYYLESVLGSGGMGEVFLAIDTRLGKTVALKLLRESLAIAENLNLRERFERECAICAALKSEHIVQVSDYGVTAEGYPFYVMEYLQGQTLEYRLAKEPRLSVSETCHIITQVCAGLQLAHDGIVLWDRKTGSSEQIKVVHRDLKPANIFLVPTALGELVKIIDFGIAKIRSLQTNHTNATGFFLGTCHYAAPEQFSGRRIVDERADIYSLGVILYEMLTGIDPFGFDYRRQFVANEAWFAAHTSTTPLPLRSQPHCQDLPPALEAIVLRCLAKSPDDRFPSVVALSQALQTVRSTPELVPPVNAHGLKPDSLQERPSLAAKLASHDGQVNRGETTRLSPSVWLPRVVQQWRWRLLAIAGVLLLLGGSYYVAQWRQAPITREATQFDRYRLAQTLSGNMAPVWTTALHFNGQTLVSGGEDHTIRIWDLETGDNSLLSDHEDVVRSLSLSADGQLLASGSSDATIKLWRLSTRQLLRTLTGHTAAIWSIDLSRDGQTLVSGSEDGTIRVWNVQTGAVVHTLTGHNGPVYAVTLSRDGQTFASSSADKTIKIWNLQTGVLLRTLTGHTDAVRAVAFSPNGQLLASASWDKTVKIWNLQTGSLVHTLEGHRDRVVSVAFSFNGQTLVSAGLDRTIKLWNPQTGTWQQDLTGHSDWVLSVITSASDRKIISSSKDQTIKLWR, from the coding sequence GTGAATAAAAATCCCAGTCAGTCGCATCCGTGGATTAGTCGCTCTGTTGGCGATGGCGATCGCTATTACCTGGAATCGGTTCTCGGCAGTGGCGGCATGGGTGAGGTATTTTTGGCGATCGATACGCGCTTGGGCAAAACTGTGGCGCTGAAGCTGCTGCGGGAATCGTTGGCGATCGCGGAAAATTTGAACTTACGAGAACGGTTTGAGCGGGAATGTGCCATCTGTGCGGCGCTGAAAAGTGAACACATCGTCCAAGTCAGTGACTATGGTGTCACCGCCGAAGGCTATCCGTTCTATGTAATGGAATATTTGCAAGGGCAAACCCTAGAATATCGCCTGGCTAAGGAGCCGCGGTTATCTGTCTCTGAAACCTGCCACATCATTACGCAGGTTTGCGCTGGCTTGCAACTGGCTCACGATGGCATTGTGCTGTGGGATCGCAAAACTGGATCGAGCGAACAAATTAAAGTGGTGCACCGCGATCTCAAGCCTGCCAATATCTTTTTAGTTCCCACCGCCTTGGGAGAATTGGTCAAAATCATTGACTTCGGTATTGCCAAAATTCGATCGCTGCAAACTAATCACACTAATGCCACTGGCTTCTTTTTGGGAACCTGTCACTATGCGGCTCCAGAGCAATTTTCGGGGCGGCGTATCGTGGACGAGCGTGCCGATATTTACAGTTTGGGTGTGATTCTGTATGAAATGCTCACCGGGATTGATCCGTTTGGCTTTGACTACCGACGCCAGTTTGTGGCTAACGAAGCTTGGTTTGCGGCGCACACCTCCACGACGCCATTACCTTTACGATCACAGCCCCACTGTCAAGACTTACCCCCCGCCCTAGAAGCAATCGTCTTGCGCTGTTTGGCAAAATCTCCGGACGATCGGTTTCCCTCGGTGGTCGCGTTGAGTCAGGCGCTACAAACGGTTCGTTCGACTCCAGAGTTAGTTCCTCCAGTTAACGCGCACGGCTTGAAGCCAGATTCGCTCCAAGAGAGGCCTTCCCTAGCGGCGAAATTAGCATCCCACGATGGTCAGGTTAATCGAGGAGAAACGACACGCCTATCCCCCTCGGTGTGGCTTCCTCGTGTGGTACAACAGTGGCGCTGGCGGCTGCTGGCGATTGCTGGGGTTTTGTTGTTGCTAGGTGGTAGCTACTATGTGGCTCAGTGGCGACAGGCTCCTATCACCCGTGAAGCAACCCAATTCGATCGCTACAGACTAGCTCAAACCCTATCTGGCAACATGGCCCCTGTCTGGACAACGGCGCTACATTTCAATGGGCAAACGCTGGTTAGCGGCGGCGAAGATCACACGATTCGAATTTGGGACTTAGAAACTGGGGACAACAGCCTACTGTCTGATCATGAAGACGTAGTGCGATCGCTCAGCCTCAGCGCTGATGGGCAACTGTTGGCCAGTGGCAGCAGCGACGCCACCATTAAACTGTGGCGCTTGTCCACTCGCCAATTGCTGCGTACCTTGACTGGACACACGGCCGCTATTTGGTCGATCGATCTCAGTCGGGATGGTCAAACCCTAGTCAGCGGCAGCGAAGACGGCACCATTCGCGTCTGGAATGTGCAAACTGGAGCAGTTGTTCACACCCTCACCGGCCACAATGGTCCCGTGTACGCCGTGACCCTAAGTCGCGACGGCCAAACCTTCGCTAGTAGTAGCGCCGACAAAACCATCAAAATATGGAACTTGCAAACCGGAGTCTTACTGCGCACCCTAACTGGACATACTGATGCCGTTAGAGCCGTGGCATTTAGCCCTAATGGGCAACTGCTGGCTAGTGCCAGTTGGGACAAGACTGTGAAAATCTGGAATTTGCAAACTGGTAGCTTGGTACATACGCTGGAAGGGCATCGCGATCGGGTTGTTTCAGTTGCCTTTAGCTTCAACGGGCAAACTCTGGTCAGCGCTGGCCTCGATCGCACCATTAAACTGTGGAATCCGCAAACGGGCACATGGCAACAAGACCTCACCGGACATTCTGATTGGGTCTTATCGGTGATTACCAGTGCCTCCGATCGCAAAATTATCAGCAGCAGTAAAGATCAAACCATTAAACTGTGGCGCTAG
- a CDS encoding WD40 repeat domain-containing protein, translating to MLNKNDSSPTTSTTSTTSTASTRSERSSRWLIGTGLATLVAVSGVAFGVYQWRDQQQVEARANWENVQVQVLTGHTNELWSVALSPDGETLATASEDKTIRLWNADNGELIRTLEGHTDGVLSVAFSPDGETLASSGKDFTIRQWNPATGELLRTINAHTKFIRSIAFSPDGQQLVSSSWDKTAKVWDWQTGALIRAFEPQPTGIFAVAVSPDGETIATASKDNLVRLWNLQTGTLLHTLEGHTDSARSIAFSPDGQTLASGSNDRTIKLWNVETGTLQRTLEGHSDLVNALTFSQDGMLLVSGSEDSTVRVWRLDAGTTLRALFGHTDVVRSVALSADNEQLFSGSVDQTVRMWRH from the coding sequence ATGTTAAACAAAAATGATTCCTCACCGACTACATCTACTACATCCACTACATCCACTGCGTCCACTCGATCGGAGCGATCGTCTCGGTGGCTGATTGGCACGGGCTTGGCAACGCTAGTGGCAGTATCAGGCGTGGCTTTTGGGGTGTATCAATGGCGTGACCAGCAGCAAGTAGAGGCAAGAGCAAACTGGGAAAATGTGCAGGTGCAAGTCCTGACGGGGCATACTAATGAACTGTGGTCGGTGGCACTCAGTCCTGATGGAGAAACGCTGGCAACAGCCAGTGAGGACAAAACCATTCGCCTCTGGAATGCTGACAATGGAGAGTTAATCCGCACGCTGGAAGGCCACACCGATGGTGTGCTGTCGGTCGCCTTTAGCCCCGATGGAGAGACACTAGCTAGCAGCGGCAAGGATTTCACCATTCGCCAGTGGAACCCCGCTACTGGCGAACTGTTGCGCACAATCAATGCCCACACCAAATTTATTCGATCGATTGCCTTTAGCCCCGATGGTCAGCAATTGGTGAGCAGCAGTTGGGACAAAACTGCCAAAGTGTGGGATTGGCAAACCGGGGCGTTGATCCGAGCATTTGAGCCGCAACCGACGGGCATTTTTGCTGTGGCCGTTAGTCCTGACGGGGAAACAATCGCCACTGCCAGCAAAGACAACCTAGTGCGGTTATGGAATCTGCAAACTGGCACGCTGCTGCATACCCTTGAAGGCCATACGGACTCGGCCCGATCGATCGCCTTCAGCCCTGATGGTCAGACCTTGGCCAGCGGCAGCAACGATCGAACTATCAAATTGTGGAATGTGGAGACTGGAACCTTGCAGCGCACCCTAGAAGGACACAGTGATCTTGTCAATGCCCTCACTTTTAGCCAAGATGGTATGCTACTGGTCAGCGGCAGCGAAGATTCAACCGTGAGAGTGTGGCGTTTGGATGCAGGCACCACGCTACGCGCCCTATTTGGTCATACAGATGTGGTGCGATCGGTAGCGCTCAGTGCCGATAACGAGCAGTTATTTAGCGGTAGTGTGGATCAGACGGTGCGAATGTGGCGGCATTAA